From the Onychostoma macrolepis isolate SWU-2019 chromosome 13, ASM1243209v1, whole genome shotgun sequence genome, the window atatttattatcattCCTGAACTTTTCTTGTTTACTGTTTTGAGCTCatgatgttaaaatattttgtaattttttttcttacattggCTTGTATCTGTCTATTAAGAACATTATATTAACAACAATTAATAACATAGTATTTATAAACAACAGGCTCTTAGAAAGAACAAGCTGCCTGTCATCCAAGGCCTAACAGGATTACATgaaggaaaatattttttaaatcctaTCGGACACGCCACTCAACGGTAGCTGTGCACAAACTTGGATGTCCTTAGTCTGGCAACTCTCATGCTGATGATACATTGCAAGGAAGGATCGATAAACTAGTtatatatggaaatattatttacagcatagaaataaatatttttctcaacAGATGTTGAAACAAATTCTTTCAACACTCCCTGGTCTCCCCTATGTTTAGAGCAAGAATACCTAGGCGATAGTGACTGGTACAGCCAGAACAGACCAGCTTCCAAAAGTATCATCAGCTCTTTCACAATCTAGAAGTGATGCAACAAATTTCATAGTTTGGCTGTCAGGTAGAGGAAAGAGGTTTGAAAGAGAGCTGGATGGGGGATGGGCATTAAACATTATGACCATTTCAGAAATATGTCCTCCCTATAATTAACAGCTGTATCTCTGTGTAGCCTATCAGATTCCAAGATGCATCCGCATCTAAATGAAAATAACGCGCGTGCTTCCGCTAATCCTCATCTGTCCTTTTTATCTGCTGGACTCGTAGCAGTCAGATCACTATGGGACATCGGAGCAGAGCGACGATGTCATGCTGGTTATTTTTCCCATGATTGCAAGTGGATGGTTTTTCATTAAAACTTCGTTCGGCGGTGTTTTGTTGACACGAGTAGCGAAATGTCTCTTACTGTCTTTTTGGGTCTCCTACTGGCATCTGGTGGCTTTCCACTTGTTCGGAGCACCTGTCCTTCCCAATGCAGCTGCTTTTATCATAACCTGAGTGATGGATCAAGAGCCAGGTGAGTCTGTTTTATTATCTCAACTGTATTGAAttcatgcaatgtatttttaccCACTTGAAATGTGGTGCATTtgtgccttttttatttttgcacattCCACATTCATTACATTACATAGGCTACATATTGTAGGCCatgatatatatttacacacagaaggtatttatttattcttattttggTATCTCTTAAGAGTTTTAAAATACGGaaatttaaattcagttttttttttcagtcaattcAATCAAGAAAACAAGATCTTTCGTTTTCATTGCGCAATATGGGTACATTTTGACGCAAATAATGACTTGACTTTtgatttgtgatttttattgatttatttattttacaagcATTTTTAGGGTCAGTCAAAGACCGCTGGTGTTAAAGATCTGTGTGCGCTTGCTTTCAAATCCCTGATTATCGCTCTTTATTCTTGTTTCTAATGCGTTTTGCAGGAGCGTGATTTGCAACGATCCCGAGATTTCCCTGGTGCCCGCCACTTTCCCAGGCGACACCTCGAAACTTCGGATTGAAAAAACTGCCATCAAGAGGATCCCGAGCGAGGCTTTTAGCTACCTCTCTAACTTAGAATTCCTGTGGATGTCTTTTAACGTTTTGTCCTCTCTCAACTCGGACAGTTTTCGGGGTTTGTACAGTTTAGAGGAACTGAGGCTCGATGGAAATTCGCTCACTTCGTTTCCGTGGGAATCCCTCATAGACATGCCCAGTCTGAGGCTACTCGATATACACAACAACCAGCTGTCCTCAGTGCCATCTGAGGCTGCTCCCTACATGAAAAATTTAACCTACCTGGATTTATCCAGCAATAATCTGATGACAGTGCCATCTGAGGTCCTCAATACTTGGCTGACAGTCAAACCCATCCAGGGAGCAGAAAGTTCAAAAATGATTCTTGGTAAGTTTTTCCTTTGTCTTcttttcttaatttaatatattgaggttattatatattttgcatatttaattatttatatagattatatttcattatatttaaaaatgcccTATTTAATTCAGAGTTACTTGCCTTTTCTtcgtttcaaagtaaatcctgcaccattttttttcagtgaatatatatattttttatataaatacattttaaaaatacataaaatatggaaaaaaaaaatctcttaattTCTTAAGAAAACTTTTGGAGGAAATGCGctcacaattctaactttttattacaattataaaggttttattaatttaagagTTTTGATGTAACTTGCCACTGATCATTTGTTTTGCCCCAGGTCTTCATGACAACCCTTGGTTGTGCGATTGTCGATTATACGACCTGGTCCAGTTCCAAAAGTCTCCCAGTCTGTCGGTGGCTTTCATTGACACCAGGCTCAGGTGCGCAGATCCAGAGAGCCTCTCTGGAGTTCTGTTTAGCGATGCTGAGCTCCGGCGCTGCCAGGGGCCTCGTGTCCACACAGCTGTAGCCCGGGTGAGAAGTGCAGTGGGCAACAATGTCTTGCTGCGATGTGGAACCATTGGGGTTCCCATCCCCGAGCTGGCCTGGAGAAGGGCAGATGGGAAGCCACTGAATGGGACAGGTGAGTCAGCACAGTGGCGGGCGGCTAAGCAGCATTAGCCAGAAGTGCTAATGCACAGTGATTACACTGCTGGCGCGGACACAACAATGCACTGTGATTACACAATACTAATTAGTTCTTGCATTTTGAGCAAATGTACTCAAGCATTCTGCCTTTTTCCTTTAAATTTTGCAGCTCAACTGGAGAATTCGAAGGAGGGAATTGTTTGGTCTATTTTAAGCGTGCCTGCAGTGTCCTATCGTGACACGGGAAAATACATCTGCAAAGCAACAAATTATGCAGGGAGTGCAGAAGCAGTCATTTCTTTGATCATAAGCGATGCCCCGAAAGCTGAGAATCCGACTGTGGATCCAAAAACCAAAGTGAAGTCCAAGAAGCCCAACCCAATAGTCAAGGCAGCCTATCAAGAAAAACACATCGCCACATATGTTTCCCCAACTCCCAACAATGCGCTACCACTTGGTGCCACCGTGAGCTACACAGGCCCATTTCCAGGTATGGAAAGCGACAATGCCGCTAACAGTCGAACGAATACCCAAACGGCCAGTCCCGACGGGTTCCTAGAGACCAATCTGAGCAACCTGGCCGCAAACACATCCTCGCTGCAGCAAGACCCCGACAGGGTTGTGCGCTCTGTGAAAGTGATTGGCGATACAGACTACACTGTGTGTCTGAACTGGAGGGCACCGACCGCCAAGAACACGACCGCTTTTAGCGTCCTCTACGCTGTGTTTGGCGAGAGGGATATGCGCAGGATTAACGTCAGTCCTGGCAACAACCGGATCATCATCGAGGGACTGGTTCCAAAAACCAAATACATCGCCTGCGTGTGTGTCAAGGGGCTGATCCCCAAAAAGGAGCAGTGTGTAATCTTCTCAACAGATGCAGCAGCAAGCGCTAATGGAACCCAAAAGCTCATTAATGTAGTAGTAATCACGGTGGCCTGCGTGATAGCCGTGCCTCTGACTGTGATCGTGTGCTGCGGGGCACTTAAGAGGAAAATTCAGAAGTTTCTGGGCAAAAAGTCCAAAGACATTCAGGACTCGTATGTTACGTTTGAGACTCTGTCTCCCAGCACCAAGGCCAAAGGCTTGGAAGGGGAATATCTCAACAGACTGAATGCAGAGGAGTCCAATAGGCTGCTGTCGGCCCGGTCCAGCCTAGACTCGGAGTCCACGGCTAAGATTGAGGGACAGCCCAACGAATACTTCTGCTGACAATATCCCTCAGCCACAATTCCACCACGCAGCCACCACAGTATCCAGGCCCAGCCGCAGTACCTGAGTGCACATAATCTGTACCAGCAGTACATGCCTGGCCATCCATGAAGAAGCTTCGGGATACTTAGCATAAGTAACAAAGTGCAGAAGTGAAAACTTTTATGTTGTCTTGGTAAAGTTGCTCTTTGTTGCTGTGCTTTTGGACTTGGTTCTAAACTAAGCCTTTGGCTGGTGGTGGGGTTGTGGCTGAGCAATCCCAGAAACATGTAGATATGGACTTTTACCCCTTCAGACAGTGCCAGGAGGAACTGATTCAAAGGGAAATGTTCATATgaattcttgtttatttgtatatgtGGGGAAAAAATCTATTAATATGTAATTATACTATTGTTATGTAAGGAATTggagattcattttcacagtttgTTCATACATACTCTTCTAACAAAAATCAATGAGtctattcaattcaattcaattcaagtttatttgtatagcgttttttacaatacaatcgttgcaaagcagctttacaggaaattctTCTAGAAAGAGTCTAGTGTAACACTGTAATGGAAACATATCAGTTGGGATTTTCATTGGTGTAGAAAGAGTTTTCACTTAGAAATTGGAAGTAAGTTTctgaaacagcaagtaacataTTGAATTGAACATTACATTTTGGAAtagaaagacaaaaataatattttctcatGAGCAATACTCCGataatctttatttataaaaaaaaaaaaaaaaaatatatatatatatatatatatatatatatatatatatatacacttttttttttacagtgtacgcaCCAACATTTTCATCATTGTGTATGTGAtattatttctgtttgtttaccGTGTGAAACTTGTGCCACCTGAACCATTCAGAATTTTTGTGTCCCAGGTTGCTTAGTACCCATTTAtgcttcaaaataaattttgtatgtatatttaaaaaaaagtgttacatgTACTTCTTTTTTAACAACAATAGTAGGTCAGACCTACAATTAAGTTCCAATCAGTCTCTCACGGGGTAAGTCAAGGATTACTGGTAATAGGCTTTGCTCAAGTCTACCTGTAGTCATGTCGTGAGCAGACACGGAGTGGATGTAACGTTATAGGAGACTATGGATGCCTCGATTATatttcgttttattattttctttcttttattaagTCATATCAGCTCAGAGTGTTTTCCAGGATGCTCCTGTGGGACTGACCCTTATGTGAGGTTAGTTGCAGCTCTTTTCAGTGCACACAGTATCAACAGAcgttttgttgttgtgttgttgTGTTGAGAACATGGCTAGCACAATGTGAGAGCTATAGtctgtaaatatgaatatatgtatGATTAAAGGAACTTTTTTGCCCCTTGtgttaaagaaaataattttcaaaaagttttaaaaaatgggTTATATATGTGATTTTatatgtgatttatttatttattagaattgTCATTAGTGTCATGCCAAGCTTTTTTCCAGAGAAAGGGAATGCCTCTGCTTGATgctataaattttttaaattattttttaaactacatCTGAGAGTAGCTTTGTCATTAGTCACACGTTAATATTTAAGAGTTGTGTTTAAGAATTCAGAAacaaagctaaaaataaaataaaataaaaaaataaaaatgcaattgaaagtATGGAATGTTTTTTTCCAGGTCACTCACGTGTATGGAAGCGCCATTGTTCGGCATTCCTGAGGACATACCGGAAGATTTAACTAAAATCCGAATAGAGAAATCACTGCTAAGTGAACTACCAAAGGCAGCGTTTTCGCATGTTAAATTACTAAAGCATCTCTGGCTGAACTTCAATGACATCGCCATCATAAATATCAAAAGTCTGGAAGGTTTGGCCAACTTGACGGAGCTCCGGTTGCAGGGTAACAAACTGCGTTCAGTACCATGGACAGCGTTCGAGGAAACCCCCAACCTCAAGATCCTGGACCTGAAGCACAACCGCATCGACGCCCTCCCGGAACACGCGCTGAAGTTTCTACCTGGCCTGACCTACTTAGATCTGTCCTCTAATCAACTCTCAGTCATTTCTAAAGACGTCTTCCTGAACTGGCCTCTCTATCACACAGAAAACAAGCACGAGCGACCTACAGCGTCCAACGTTGTTCTGGCGCTTCACGACAACCCTTGGCTGTGCGACTGTCGCCTGGGAGGCTTCATTGAGTTCATCAAATCGCTGAGTCCACCGTTCATTCTAATGAACTCATATTTGACATGCACTAGTCCCGAATTCAAGGCAGGGAAATTTTTCCACGAGGTCGATCTAAAGACGTGTGTGAAGCCTGAGGTCAGCGCCCCAGACACCAACATCACCTCGCCTTTAGGAGGGAACATCTCGCTAACATGCTTTGCCACGGCCAGACCTGAACCTGCTGTTCGGTGGATATATGGTCTTAAGATACTAAGAGGATTTCGTGGTAAGAGATATTCCCGTAAAACATGTTTACATACGTTTATCTTCACTTAATTAgatatctttatttaaaaagtaggTGCTTAACCCTCAGTTAGTGCACACAGATATTATAACACTTGCAAGTGGTGTAAAAACACCTCCTTTTGTAtgttacaaaattatttatGGTCTGTTAAGTTTCTAAAAATCACTCAAAAGAGTGTatcaaaaaagtttttagtAGCAAAATTATAAACCAAAAATTGGTGCAAATTCAAACCGTCTATTGTGACACTGTGAGAGATGTAGTAATggatacatatttattttttataataatatatacatttttatattatattaacacacacacacacacacatatatatattatcaataaaatatcatcatcataaataataatactcattataaatacattctttattaatatattttgtatagatttctttataataataattattatacattatttttgttggtgttGTTAAATTGTCCTTAGTTtcaaaaactgtttattttgtgttcagagaTTCAGAGCCGTGTGGATGAGGACACTATCAAGTCTCAGCTGATCATTCCTTCGCTCCATCCGGCCGATCGAGGGCTCTACACCTGCACTGCCAACAACTTTATCGGCAATTCCTCCATCAGTGTTTTACTGGATGTGAAGTCTCCGGAAGGCTCGGTGTCTCATTCCTCGGGCTTCCCTGCTGCCATCGCTGAGGAAAATGTTTACATTGATATCCGTATTGCCAAGCAGACAGTCTATGGCATCACAATTGAGTGGAATGCTGTGACAGACAATCCAGCTGAAACCTGGTTCACCATCCATTTTGGCCGATATGACACGCTCAAGAAGGAGCAGATATATATTGGGCCAGGTATCAACACATACTCTGTCACAGACCTGCTACCAGCCACTAAATATGAAATCTGTGTTACTCTAAAAAACCAGGCTCCTCGGAATGGCCAGTGCATTGTATTTGTGACAGGCAGTGATTTCAATGAGATGGAACAGAGAGAGAAGCTCATTCATATTGTCATCATTGTACTTGCCATGGTGCTCGCTGTGCCCGCGGGAATGTACGCCTGCACCACTGATGCCAAGTTCAACTGCTTTGAGCGTTGCACGGAGATGTGGAGAAACAGGAGACATTCGGAAAGCTCTCACACATCTGATGAGAGACATGGCACGTTTGACAGTCTCCAAGCTGCCAGTGATGAAGGCCTCTGCAAGGAGTCAAGCAAAGAGCGGAAAGCCAGGCGAAGGTCTGCTGATAAGATACAGAAACCAAAGAATGAACGAAGACCAACAGCTGAGCTTTACTGACACCACACACTCCAAGACAGCTATAGACTCATTAATACCCATGAAAGGATTCAGGCAAGCCTCCATTTTAATTACATTGCGACATTTATCCAGCTTGAGTGGAGATCCGAGCAAAGTTAATATGCTTATTACAGATGACACAATCTTCAGAAGAGAGTCTCAACTGGTCGTGAACTCATGGATCAGCTGCTGCTGGACAGGATTTTTCCAGACAAACTGGTCAAATCCACAGAATCCACTGAATCA encodes:
- the lrit1a gene encoding leucine-rich repeat, immunoglobulin-like domain and transmembrane domain-containing protein 1a isoform X1, which produces MSLTVFLGLLLASGGFPLVRSTCPSQCSCFYHNLSDGSRARSVICNDPEISLVPATFPGDTSKLRIEKTAIKRIPSEAFSYLSNLEFLWMSFNVLSSLNSDSFRGLYSLEELRLDGNSLTSFPWESLIDMPSLRLLDIHNNQLSSVPSEAAPYMKNLTYLDLSSNNLMTVPSEVLNTWLTVKPIQGAESSKMILGLHDNPWLCDCRLYDLVQFQKSPSLSVAFIDTRLRCADPESLSGVLFSDAELRRCQGPRVHTAVARVRSAVGNNVLLRCGTIGVPIPELAWRRADGKPLNGTAQLENSKEGIVWSILSVPAVSYRDTGKYICKATNYAGSAEAVISLIISDAPKAENPTVDPKTKVKSKKPNPIVKAAYQEKHIATYVSPTPNNALPLGATVSYTGPFPGMESDNAANSRTNTQTASPDGFLETNLSNLAANTSSLQQDPDRVVRSVKVIGDTDYTVCLNWRAPTAKNTTAFSVLYAVFGERDMRRINVSPGNNRIIIEGLVPKTKYIACVCVKGLIPKKEQCVIFSTDAAASANGTQKLINVVVITVACVIAVPLTVIVCCGALKRKIQKFLGKKSKDIQDSYVTFETLSPSTKAKGLEGEYLNRLNAEESNRLLSARSSLDSESTAKIEGQPNEYFC
- the lrit1a gene encoding leucine-rich repeat, immunoglobulin-like domain and transmembrane domain-containing protein 1a isoform X3 — protein: MEAPLFGIPEDIPEDLTKIRIEKSLLSELPKAAFSHVKLLKHLWLNFNDIAIINIKSLEGLANLTELRLQGNKLRSVPWTAFEETPNLKILDLKHNRIDALPEHALKFLPGLTYLDLSSNQLSVISKDVFLNWPLYHTENKHERPTASNVVLALHDNPWLCDCRLGGFIEFIKSLSPPFILMNSYLTCTSPEFKAGKFFHEVDLKTCVKPEVSAPDTNITSPLGGNISLTCFATARPEPAVRWIYGLKILRGFREIQSRVDEDTIKSQLIIPSLHPADRGLYTCTANNFIGNSSISVLLDVKSPEGSVSHSSGFPAAIAEENVYIDIRIAKQTVYGITIEWNAVTDNPAETWFTIHFGRYDTLKKEQIYIGPGINTYSVTDLLPATKYEICVTLKNQAPRNGQCIVFVTGSDFNEMEQREKLIHIVIIVLAMVLAVPAGMYACTTDAKFNCFERCTEMWRNRRHSESSHTSDERHGTFDSLQAASDEGLCKESSKERKARRRSADKIQKPKNERRPTAELY
- the lrit1a gene encoding leucine-rich repeat, immunoglobulin-like domain and transmembrane domain-containing protein 1a isoform X2 encodes the protein MDASIIFRFIIFFLLLSHISSECFPGCSCGTDPYVRSLTCMEAPLFGIPEDIPEDLTKIRIEKSLLSELPKAAFSHVKLLKHLWLNFNDIAIINIKSLEGLANLTELRLQGNKLRSVPWTAFEETPNLKILDLKHNRIDALPEHALKFLPGLTYLDLSSNQLSVISKDVFLNWPLYHTENKHERPTASNVVLALHDNPWLCDCRLGGFIEFIKSLSPPFILMNSYLTCTSPEFKAGKFFHEVDLKTCVKPEVSAPDTNITSPLGGNISLTCFATARPEPAVRWIYGLKILRGFREIQSRVDEDTIKSQLIIPSLHPADRGLYTCTANNFIGNSSISVLLDVKSPEGSVSHSSGFPAAIAEENVYIDIRIAKQTVYGITIEWNAVTDNPAETWFTIHFGRYDTLKKEQIYIGPGINTYSVTDLLPATKYEICVTLKNQAPRNGQCIVFVTGSDFNEMEQREKLIHIVIIVLAMVLAVPAGMYACTTDAKFNCFERCTEMWRNRRHSESSHTSDERHGTFDSLQAASDEGLCKESSKERKARRRSADKIQKPKNERRPTAELY